A stretch of the Streptomyces venezuelae genome encodes the following:
- a CDS encoding glycosyltransferase family 2 protein, translated as MLTTPAISVVFPARDEGARVRPTVASIIETCEAPHEIEVVIVDDCSKPAGQPDVSGLVDRGVQVRVIRSDAHLGVGAARNLAVRHARGDVVCITDAHVRFSPSWDQEVRRLIAPHRILAASIRNRDSTSWRSFGCRLVVPHMGTYWNTSPPVSAPYVQIASSAGTVLERALFQRIGGYDEGMLHYGGFEPEFSVRAWCSEAEIIITPGIEITHRFKPVDERVAFVEAARTAIVHNCLRFGVAYLPESMILEMVRLHAAEFPNHIQCALRLLEQRDAWRRRDELAETLARDFGWFVERFGLRDQVGRPIPVAATWNGETLESDRPVATSTLPSSP; from the coding sequence GTGCTCACCACACCCGCCATCAGCGTCGTCTTCCCCGCGCGTGACGAGGGCGCACGCGTCAGGCCAACCGTTGCATCGATCATCGAGACCTGCGAAGCACCTCACGAGATCGAAGTGGTCATCGTTGACGACTGCTCGAAGCCGGCGGGGCAGCCCGATGTCAGCGGGTTGGTGGATCGTGGCGTCCAGGTGCGCGTCATCCGGTCAGATGCGCATCTGGGTGTCGGGGCGGCGCGTAACCTGGCCGTCCGGCACGCCCGTGGAGACGTGGTCTGCATCACCGACGCCCACGTCCGGTTCTCACCGTCATGGGACCAGGAGGTGCGCCGCCTCATCGCGCCCCATCGGATCTTGGCGGCCAGCATCCGGAACCGGGACTCCACCTCGTGGCGCAGCTTCGGTTGCCGCTTGGTCGTGCCGCACATGGGCACGTACTGGAACACCAGCCCGCCGGTCTCGGCGCCGTACGTCCAAATCGCCTCGTCCGCTGGAACCGTGCTGGAGCGAGCACTGTTTCAGCGTATTGGCGGCTATGACGAGGGGATGCTGCATTACGGCGGGTTCGAACCAGAGTTCAGCGTACGGGCCTGGTGCAGCGAGGCCGAGATCATCATTACACCCGGCATTGAAATCACGCACCGGTTCAAACCCGTTGACGAGCGGGTCGCATTCGTCGAAGCTGCACGCACTGCCATCGTGCACAATTGCCTGCGCTTCGGCGTGGCCTACCTGCCCGAGTCGATGATCCTGGAAATGGTGCGTCTGCACGCAGCGGAGTTCCCGAATCACATTCAGTGCGCATTGCGCCTGCTTGAACAGCGGGATGCCTGGCGCCGCCGTGACGAGCTCGCGGAGACCCTTGCGCGCGACTTCGGCTGGTTCGTGGAACGTTTTGGGCTGCGCGACCAAGTCGGGAGACCGATTCCCGTAGCGGCTACGTGGAATGGGGAGACACTCGAGAGCGACAGGCCTGTGGCGACGTCCACCCTGCCGAGCTCTCCGTAG
- a CDS encoding helix-turn-helix domain-containing protein: MEIICRDRAGAYAEGARRGAPDALQVADRFHLWQGLGRAVETCVAAHRDCLRTPAPSGTLTEATRPTSGGSQDDAEPVGRRAARKKAAHALVHEMLAQGHSRRAIARHLGWGLNTVLRYANASRWQDTIRENRPRPSRLDPYKPYLERRFTEDAPASPNSTANWSPSRLPSPTAWSEPTSPPCAGTRPPHRHGQRPYGR, encoded by the coding sequence GTGGAGATCATCTGCCGGGACCGGGCGGGTGCCTACGCCGAGGGCGCGCGGCGCGGTGCACCCGACGCTTTGCAGGTCGCCGACCGGTTCCATCTGTGGCAGGGCCTCGGCCGCGCCGTGGAGACCTGCGTCGCTGCCCACCGCGACTGTCTGCGCACGCCGGCGCCCAGCGGCACACTGACGGAAGCCACCCGACCGACTTCAGGGGGATCGCAAGACGACGCGGAGCCCGTCGGCCGGCGGGCCGCGCGAAAGAAGGCCGCACACGCCCTGGTCCACGAGATGCTCGCCCAGGGGCACTCGCGCCGGGCGATCGCCCGGCATCTGGGCTGGGGCCTCAACACCGTCCTCCGGTACGCAAACGCCTCACGCTGGCAGGACACCATCCGCGAGAACCGGCCCCGGCCCAGCAGACTCGATCCCTACAAGCCCTACCTCGAACGACGATTCACCGAGGATGCACCAGCGTCACCCAACTCCACGGCGAACTGGTCGCCGAGCAGGCTCCCGTCACCTACGGCATGGTCCGAGCCCACATCGCCACCTTGCGCAGGGACCCGTCCGCCGCACCGCCACGGCCAGCGACCGTACGGCCGGTGA
- a CDS encoding transposase yields MTRCPELDTAARHVRDFGEILTDRLGATLPAWIDAVEASRLPGLTGFALHLRRDLDAVIAGLTLDWSSGSVEGAVNRIKKIKRQLYGRAGFHLLRKMILLQ; encoded by the coding sequence TTGACCCGTTGTCCGGAACTGGACACGGCTGCCCGACATGTCCGCGACTTCGGCGAGATACTCACCGACCGCCTCGGCGCCACGCTCCCTGCCTGGATCGACGCAGTCGAAGCCAGCCGGCTGCCCGGGCTCACTGGCTTCGCGCTCCATCTGCGGCGAGACCTCGACGCCGTGATCGCCGGCCTCACCCTGGACTGGAGCTCGGGCAGCGTCGAGGGAGCCGTGAACCGCATCAAGAAGATCAAGAGACAGCTCTACGGCCGAGCCGGCTTCCACCTGCTCCGGAAGATGATCCTGCTGCAGTAG
- a CDS encoding DUF4241 domain-containing protein, with the protein MYDDPMTPVVVTGIEELTTIRVPSGRLVVDAPWHDDQVWEYQRGLPPRPPRELAVRIPPGVYRVEIAWTAGPYEFMGEHVDGVECAATRLCISDDPVVGWEMGLSVEDDIARLQPGEEPRFFSDANVGCFADAGAWTTLSAPFRTFIDGVPAPRDSEQLADGCERVRDESQQADLVTFGAESGGVVWLGRTKTGDVAAIVVTSGMPDAKA; encoded by the coding sequence GTGTACGACGATCCGATGACGCCGGTAGTCGTGACGGGCATCGAGGAGCTGACGACGATCCGCGTACCGAGCGGCCGGCTTGTCGTCGATGCGCCATGGCACGACGACCAGGTCTGGGAGTACCAGAGGGGGCTGCCGCCCAGGCCCCCGAGGGAGCTGGCGGTGCGCATTCCCCCGGGCGTCTACCGGGTAGAGATCGCGTGGACGGCGGGCCCGTACGAGTTCATGGGCGAGCACGTCGACGGTGTTGAGTGCGCCGCGACGCGCCTGTGCATCAGCGACGACCCTGTCGTCGGATGGGAGATGGGCCTGAGTGTCGAGGACGACATCGCCCGGCTTCAGCCGGGCGAGGAGCCCCGCTTCTTCTCCGATGCTAATGTCGGCTGCTTCGCCGATGCAGGCGCGTGGACGACCTTGTCCGCACCGTTTCGCACGTTCATAGACGGGGTCCCTGCCCCGCGCGATTCTGAGCAGTTGGCCGACGGGTGCGAACGGGTACGCGATGAGTCGCAGCAAGCCGATCTGGTCACGTTCGGGGCTGAGTCGGGCGGCGTCGTCTGGTTGGGCCGTACGAAGACCGGCGACGTGGCGGCGATCGTCGTCACCAGCGGCATGCCCGATGCCAAAGCATGA
- a CDS encoding transposase, with protein MPKPYPEEFRQDVARVARNRGLGVTVEQVATDVGVHPMTLWTWMRRADSDDGSKPGVSSKESAELREARRRIKLLEQENEVLRRAAAYLSQAHLPGKGSTRS; from the coding sequence GTGCCCAAGCCCTATCCGGAAGAGTTCCGCCAGGACGTCGCGCGGGTCGCGAGGAACCGCGGTCTGGGTGTGACGGTCGAGCAGGTCGCCACCGACGTCGGGGTCCACCCGATGACGTTGTGGACGTGGATGCGCCGGGCGGACAGCGACGACGGGTCCAAGCCCGGAGTTTCCAGCAAGGAGAGTGCGGAGCTGAGGGAGGCACGTCGGCGGATCAAGCTGCTGGAGCAGGAGAACGAGGTTCTGCGTCGGGCTGCGGCCTATTTGTCGCAGGCGCATCTGCCGGGAAAAGGATCTACCCGCTCGTGA
- a CDS encoding SMI1/KNR4 family protein yields MSLLREHAPADHADLPGPATEQMLAAAEERMGIALHGDLRTWLLQNNLDLPEEDVEDDVACCGFDGFPDEGSFFLGIRAMERLYANRSTRCGFDPPDQPDSPFWRNEWIPFLSDQDGWMGKFIDVRDGRVGSWFVGGPTVTGEYESMAQYFDSVAETLTRIADGISPVCRFNEGRLVWS; encoded by the coding sequence ATGAGTCTTCTTCGGGAGCACGCGCCGGCGGATCACGCGGATCTGCCAGGGCCCGCTACGGAGCAGATGCTCGCGGCAGCCGAGGAACGGATGGGGATCGCCCTGCATGGGGACCTGCGGACGTGGCTGTTGCAGAACAATCTGGATCTGCCGGAGGAAGACGTCGAAGACGACGTGGCATGCTGCGGCTTCGACGGGTTCCCCGACGAGGGAAGCTTCTTTCTGGGCATCCGGGCGATGGAGAGGCTCTACGCGAACCGTTCCACGCGCTGTGGATTCGACCCTCCGGACCAGCCGGACAGTCCGTTCTGGCGTAACGAGTGGATCCCGTTCCTGTCGGACCAGGACGGCTGGATGGGAAAGTTCATCGATGTGCGGGACGGGCGCGTCGGCAGTTGGTTCGTGGGTGGCCCCACGGTCACGGGCGAGTACGAATCGATGGCCCAGTATTTCGACTCCGTAGCGGAGACGCTGACGAGGATCGCCGATGGAATCTCCCCGGTCTGTCGATTCAACGAAGGTCGACTTGTCTGGTCGTGA
- a CDS encoding IS110 family transposase, with protein sequence MPELWAGTDAGKAEHHCTVIDANGTTLLSRRVPNSEAELLELLGDVLGIADGGLVTWAVDLNAGGASLWIALLVNHGQKLLYIPGRTVHHASAAYRGSGKTDAKDAFIIADTARMRRDLQPLQELGEIAVDLRILTARRIDLAADRTRAINRLRAQLLEYFPALERAFDLSTSKSALILLAGYQTPAALRRIGRSRLTTWLKNHGVRTSTAARSTAEAAVTAGEAQFTVVPGERTCARMVHTLAAAVTALDEEISELEAQIEARFREHPDAEVITSMPGIGMTLGAEFIAATGGDMSVFGSSDRLAGVAGLAPVPRDSGKVSGNLRRPRRYSRRLLRMFYLSAQVAAVHCPESKRYYQRKRAEGKSHKQAVLALARRRLNVLWALLRDHKLFETAAARAGATAI encoded by the coding sequence GTGCCGGAATTGTGGGCCGGGACGGACGCGGGGAAGGCCGAGCACCACTGCACGGTCATCGATGCCAACGGGACGACGCTGCTGTCGCGGCGTGTGCCGAACAGCGAGGCTGAACTGCTCGAACTCCTCGGTGATGTATTGGGGATAGCCGACGGCGGCCTGGTCACCTGGGCCGTCGACCTGAACGCCGGCGGGGCCTCATTGTGGATCGCGCTGCTGGTCAACCACGGCCAGAAGCTGCTCTACATCCCCGGCCGGACCGTGCACCACGCCTCAGCGGCCTACCGGGGCAGCGGGAAGACGGACGCGAAGGACGCGTTCATCATCGCCGACACCGCCCGCATGCGCCGTGACCTGCAGCCTCTGCAGGAGCTCGGTGAGATCGCAGTAGACCTGCGGATTCTGACCGCGCGCCGGATCGACCTCGCGGCCGACCGCACTCGCGCGATCAACCGCCTCCGCGCGCAGCTGCTGGAGTACTTCCCCGCCCTGGAGCGTGCCTTCGATCTGAGCACCTCCAAGAGCGCGCTGATTCTGCTGGCCGGCTACCAAACCCCGGCAGCCCTGCGAAGGATCGGCCGGTCGCGGCTCACGACCTGGTTGAAGAACCACGGCGTGCGCACCAGCACCGCTGCCAGGAGCACGGCCGAGGCCGCGGTGACCGCCGGAGAAGCCCAGTTCACCGTCGTTCCCGGGGAAAGGACCTGCGCGCGGATGGTCCACACGCTGGCCGCAGCGGTGACGGCCCTCGACGAGGAAATCTCGGAACTCGAAGCCCAGATCGAGGCCCGGTTCCGGGAGCATCCCGACGCAGAGGTGATCACCAGCATGCCCGGCATCGGCATGACGCTGGGCGCCGAGTTCATCGCCGCTACCGGTGGAGACATGTCCGTGTTCGGTAGCTCCGACCGGCTCGCCGGTGTGGCCGGCCTGGCCCCGGTCCCCCGTGACTCGGGCAAGGTCAGCGGTAACCTCCGCAGGCCCCGGCGCTACAGCAGGCGACTGTTACGAATGTTCTATCTCTCTGCCCAGGTCGCCGCCGTGCATTGCCCTGAATCGAAGCGGTACTACCAGCGCAAACGCGCGGAGGGAAAGTCCCACAAGCAAGCCGTCCTGGCCCTCGCCCGGCGCCGCCTAAACGTGCTCTGGGCCCTCCTGCGCGACCACAAGCTCTTCGAGACCGCTGCGGCCCGCGCAGGCGCGACAGCGATATGA
- a CDS encoding SMI1/KNR4 family protein, producing the protein MTALERLRHLVQPSSRGTLIDWDDIAAAYGTRFPSDYRDFLSVYGSGEIDGILAVFAPSTDPHFPSRHTSRLPADVLDLPEVDEWNDPLHAELYGPADIMVWGETVEADVLGWITSSDEPGTWPVAVYAHGGEWTVYDCTMTEFLLQLLTGEFDGNPTGLTLLFGKGSAEFTTG; encoded by the coding sequence ATGACCGCCCTTGAGCGACTTCGACACCTCGTGCAGCCGTCGAGTAGGGGTACCCTTATCGACTGGGACGACATCGCGGCGGCGTACGGCACCCGATTCCCGTCCGACTACAGGGACTTCCTGTCCGTCTACGGCAGCGGCGAAATCGACGGAATACTGGCCGTCTTCGCCCCGAGCACGGACCCTCACTTTCCTTCGCGTCACACCTCGAGGCTTCCGGCGGATGTTCTCGACCTACCGGAGGTCGACGAGTGGAACGACCCGTTGCACGCCGAGCTCTACGGCCCGGCGGACATCATGGTGTGGGGGGAGACGGTCGAAGCGGACGTGCTGGGCTGGATCACGAGCAGCGACGAACCCGGCACGTGGCCTGTGGCTGTCTATGCGCACGGCGGTGAGTGGACGGTCTACGACTGCACCATGACGGAATTCCTGCTGCAGCTCCTCACTGGAGAATTCGATGGGAACCCGACAGGGCTGACGCTTTTGTTCGGAAAAGGTAGCGCGGAGTTCACCACCGGCTGA